The nucleotide sequence GACGCCCAGCAGGTGCTGCTCACCGCCGCCGTGGACGCCGACGTGCCCGCAGCCCTGGACGGCGCCCGCTTCCACGTGACCAATGGCGAGTCCGGATCCCAGGTGCTCCATGACTGAGCCGCACTTCGATCCGACCGCGGGTGCCGCGGCGGCGTCCGCGCCCGGCGCGGCAGATGCCGACTCGGCCGATGCGCTGGCGGCGCGGGCCCTGGCCCGGGAGCGCGGGCGTGCCTGGGATGCCGGCCTGAGCCGCCGCGCCCTGAGCCGGCAGGCGGCGGATGCCGACGGCGTGGCCGCCTGGGATCGGCGTCGAAGAGGCGCCGGGGACGAGGACGCGGATGCCGCCGACGGTGCGGAGATGGATCGCGGGCCCGGCCTGCCGCCCGGCCGCGACCGGCCCGGCCCCACCCGCTTCGATCCGCGCACCGGCAAGCAGGACCTGCGCCGCTACGCCGAGCGGCACGGCTGGGCGTCGAAGCTGGCCATGGCCAGTGTCTCGGTGCGCTGGCGGGAGATCGTCGGCGAGCAGATCGCAGCGCACGCCGTTATTGAGCGCTTCGAGCCCGGCCGCCTGACCCTGCGGGCCTCCTCCAGCGCCTGGGCGCAGCAGCTGCGGCTGCTGCTGCCCGGCATTGAGCGGCAGGTGTCCGAGGCGCTGGGCGAGGAGGGTGGCGCCGTCGAGATCCGCATCCTGGGGCCTGCCGGACCCACCTGGCGGCACGGGCGCTTCGGGGCCGCCCGCGGCGGCCGCGGCCCCCGTGACACCTACGGGTGATCAACCAGGTGACGTTGCCCACGTCGCGATTGGTGCAATGACGGTCGATACCGGGTATCAGCACGGTAGAATCGCCACGGAAATGCCCATGGTGCGCCCAGGGCCATGCGCAAGGTACCCACCTACACGCGCCGGATCCCATGCCCGGATTCCGGCGCCTGAGTGAGCGC is from Actinomyces sp. 432 and encodes:
- a CDS encoding DUF721 domain-containing protein, encoding MTEPHFDPTAGAAAASAPGAADADSADALAARALARERGRAWDAGLSRRALSRQAADADGVAAWDRRRRGAGDEDADAADGAEMDRGPGLPPGRDRPGPTRFDPRTGKQDLRRYAERHGWASKLAMASVSVRWREIVGEQIAAHAVIERFEPGRLTLRASSSAWAQQLRLLLPGIERQVSEALGEEGGAVEIRILGPAGPTWRHGRFGAARGGRGPRDTYG